The proteins below come from a single Juglans regia cultivar Chandler chromosome 12, Walnut 2.0, whole genome shotgun sequence genomic window:
- the LOC109004707 gene encoding U-box domain-containing protein 33-like translates to MADHQDMITYVAVGKDVKDCKSILSWAIENNVGGSRICIIHVHKPAKLFPLVRSLMTERKVRERLESGTQNMHAIMEEYFLFCQQKGVQAQTQTIEMNSIREGILKLISKYGIRKLVIGSTSANHYKRKVELGSKKAKYVCKTTPLSCQVQVICKGHLIFTRLASNLLSITLANMSFFCYLSVHQYPPAIEMADLAIEDWLVTE, encoded by the exons ATGGCTGATCATCAGGATATGATCACATACGTTGCGGTGGGAAAAGATGTGAAAGACTGCAAATCAATCCTGTCTTGGGCCATAGAGAACAACGTCGGAGGAAGCAGGATTTGCATCATTCATGTTCACAAGCCTGCAAAGCTGTTCCCTTTAG TGCGAAGCTTAATGACGGAAAGGAAGGTCAGAGAACGCCTGGAAAGTggtacacaaaatatgcatgcaatcatgGAGGAATACTTTCTTTTCTGCCAACAAAAGGGG gtacaGGCACAAACGCAAACCATTGAAATGAACTCTATTAGGGAGGGAATCCTAaaactcatctctaaatatgGGATCAGGAAGCTTGTCATAGGATCAACATCGGCCAATCACTATAAAAg AAAAGTGGAACTGGGGTCTAAGAAAGCGAAGTATGTGTGTAAAACTACACCTCTCTCGTGTCAAGTTCAAGTGATTTGCAAGGGCCACCTCATATTTACCAGGCTTGCTTCCAATCTTTTGTCAATTACACTTGCAAATATGTCATTCTTTTGCTACCTTTCT GTGCACCAATATCCCCCCGCAATCGAAATGGCAGATCTTGCAATTGAAGATTGGCTCGTAACAGAGTGA